The genome window GGATTTCACCAATTTGGTTTAATGATTACACCGATTATTAAAATGTAAACATAAATAATCGGTGTAATCGTATTATTAAATCGGTGTAATCTAATTTTAGAATCTAAAGTGTGAGAACGCTTTGTTAGCCTCAGCCATTTTGTGCGTATCTTCTTTTTTCTTCACTGCGGCACCTTCACCTTTAGCTGCTGAGATGATCTCACCTGCTAATTTCTCCATCATGGTTTTTTCACCACGACGACGGGCATAGCTGATCAGCCATTTCATACCCAAAGCTACTTTACGCTCAGGACGAACTTCTGTAGGAACCTGGAAGTTAGCACCACCTACACGGCGGCTTTTTACTTCAACAGCAGGCATTACATTGTTCAAAGCTTTTTTCCAT of Mucilaginibacter xinganensis contains these proteins:
- the rpsG gene encoding 30S ribosomal protein S7, producing the protein MRKSKPKKRILLPDPRFNDVLVTRFVNNMMYDGKKSTAYAIFYNAVDIVEKKTSENGLDTWKKALNNVMPAVEVKSRRVGGANFQVPTEVRPERKVALGMKWLISYARRRGEKTMMEKLAGEIISAAKGEGAAVKKKEDTHKMAEANKAFSHFRF